A DNA window from Novosphingobium sp. RL4 contains the following coding sequences:
- the rutB gene encoding pyrimidine utilization protein B yields MNEAIVDPVPAGTGPSVTLPARPEPIRLHPESTAIIVVDMQNAYASKGGYVDEAGFDVGPAAATIGRVAEVLDIARHAGMPVIFLQNGWDADYAEAGTPQSPNWHKSNALKTMRKRPELAGRFLARGGWDYELVEALTPQPGDLRVHKPRYSAFFNSQLDSVLRARGIRTLVFTGIATNVCVESTLRDGFHLEYFGVLLEDAVHHLGPDFIREASLYNVEKFFGWVSSVADFRTAVGQLPARETPLGEP; encoded by the coding sequence GTGAACGAAGCGATCGTCGATCCCGTCCCCGCCGGCACCGGTCCCTCGGTGACCCTGCCGGCACGTCCCGAACCGATCAGGCTGCACCCCGAAAGCACGGCGATCATCGTCGTCGACATGCAGAACGCCTATGCCAGCAAGGGCGGCTATGTGGACGAGGCGGGTTTCGATGTCGGCCCCGCCGCGGCAACGATCGGCCGGGTTGCCGAAGTGCTCGACATTGCCCGCCATGCCGGGATGCCGGTGATCTTCCTCCAGAACGGCTGGGATGCGGACTATGCCGAGGCCGGCACCCCGCAGTCCCCCAACTGGCACAAGTCCAACGCGCTCAAGACCATGCGCAAGCGGCCCGAACTGGCGGGCCGTTTCCTGGCCCGCGGCGGTTGGGACTATGAGCTGGTCGAGGCGCTGACCCCGCAACCGGGGGACCTGCGCGTCCACAAGCCGCGCTACTCGGCGTTCTTCAACTCGCAGCTCGATTCTGTGCTGCGCGCGCGCGGCATCCGCACGCTGGTGTTCACCGGCATCGCCACCAACGTCTGCGTCGAATCGACCCTGCGCGACGGTTTCCATCTCGAATATTTCGGGGTGCTGCTGGAAGACGCGGTCCATCACCTTGGGCCGGACTTCATCCGGGAGGCAAGCCTCTACAATGTCGAGAAATTCTTCGGCTGGGTAAGCAGCGTCGCCGATTTCCGCACCGCCGTCGGCCAGCTTCCGGCGCGCGAGACACCATTGGGGGAGCCGTAA
- a CDS encoding RelA/SpoT family protein, translated as MLRQYELVERVKEYAPQADEALLNRAYVYTVQKHGTQKRASGDPYFSHPVEVAGLMTELKLDQQTIITALLHDTVEDTLATIEEIEKLFGPDVARLVDGVTKLSKIDVMTENERAAENLRKFLLAMSEDLRVLLVKLADRLHNMRTLHYIKKEDKRRRIARETMDIYAPLAERVGMYEYMREMQMLAFEQLEPEGYATITGRLEQIRSEEGGQVDSIALSIKQALAEAGMNVEVSGREKHPYSIWRKMAERHVTFEQITDIMAFRVLTDTPEECYKALGILHQTWQMIPGRFKDYISTPKSNGYQSLHTALIFERSMRMEVQIRTREMHRTNEFGLAAHWAYKQGGARPDGQVGWLRDLIEIVDASHDAEELLENTKMAIYQDRIFAFTPKGALFQLPKGSTAVDFAYAVHTNLGNAAVGVKINGRHMPLRTQLANGDVVEIIKSPNSEPQLSWLGFVVTGKARASIRRAVRAKERQEVAEIGAKLLDEIMGRLPGRIGKKAIDGAIQRLDMRDDEDLMFAVGSARLTDRQVMEALVPGSTAELPDDSDWAHTERAISIRGLTPGMGFELADCCHPVPGDRIVGLRRPDHKVEVHAIDCMTLASGTDFDWLDLSWGERTTGAVGRLSLVLYNRPGTLAEVTQILATNRANVTNLQMVHRDEPFGTYEVDLEVSDLAHLTRIVGALRASEAVAEAERI; from the coding sequence ATGCTGCGTCAGTACGAACTTGTCGAACGCGTGAAGGAATACGCGCCCCAGGCCGATGAGGCCCTGCTCAACCGTGCCTATGTCTATACGGTGCAGAAACACGGGACGCAGAAACGCGCCAGCGGCGACCCCTATTTCAGCCACCCGGTCGAAGTCGCGGGCCTGATGACCGAGTTGAAACTCGACCAGCAGACGATCATCACCGCGCTGCTCCACGATACGGTGGAGGATACCCTCGCAACGATCGAGGAGATCGAGAAGCTGTTCGGCCCCGACGTCGCCCGGCTGGTGGACGGCGTTACCAAGCTCTCCAAGATCGACGTGATGACCGAGAACGAGCGCGCGGCCGAAAACCTGCGCAAGTTCCTGCTCGCGATGAGCGAGGATCTGCGCGTCCTGCTGGTCAAGCTGGCTGACCGGCTGCACAACATGCGCACCCTTCATTACATCAAGAAGGAGGACAAGCGCCGCCGCATCGCCCGCGAAACCATGGATATCTACGCCCCGCTCGCCGAGCGCGTGGGCATGTACGAATACATGCGCGAAATGCAGATGCTGGCGTTCGAGCAACTCGAACCGGAAGGCTATGCCACGATCACCGGCCGGCTTGAGCAGATTCGCAGCGAGGAGGGCGGCCAGGTTGATTCCATCGCCCTTTCCATCAAGCAGGCGCTGGCCGAAGCGGGAATGAACGTCGAGGTTTCGGGGCGCGAGAAACACCCCTACTCGATCTGGCGCAAGATGGCGGAACGTCACGTCACCTTCGAGCAGATCACTGACATCATGGCGTTCCGCGTCCTCACCGATACGCCGGAGGAATGCTACAAGGCGCTCGGCATTCTCCACCAGACCTGGCAGATGATCCCGGGCCGCTTCAAGGACTACATCTCCACTCCCAAGTCCAACGGCTACCAGTCGCTCCACACGGCGCTGATCTTCGAGCGCTCGATGCGCATGGAAGTGCAGATCCGCACGCGCGAGATGCATCGGACGAACGAGTTCGGCCTCGCTGCGCACTGGGCCTACAAGCAGGGCGGGGCGCGACCCGACGGGCAGGTCGGCTGGCTGCGCGACCTGATCGAGATCGTCGACGCCAGCCACGACGCCGAGGAACTGCTCGAGAACACCAAGATGGCGATCTATCAGGATCGCATCTTCGCATTCACACCCAAGGGTGCGCTGTTCCAGCTTCCCAAGGGTTCTACGGCGGTGGATTTCGCCTATGCCGTCCATACCAATCTCGGCAATGCGGCGGTCGGCGTGAAGATCAACGGCCGCCACATGCCGCTGCGTACGCAGCTTGCCAACGGCGATGTGGTGGAAATAATCAAGAGCCCGAATTCCGAGCCGCAGCTTTCGTGGCTGGGCTTCGTCGTCACTGGCAAGGCGCGCGCCTCCATTCGCCGCGCCGTTCGCGCGAAGGAACGGCAGGAAGTGGCGGAGATCGGCGCCAAGCTGCTCGACGAGATCATGGGCCGCCTGCCTGGCCGCATCGGCAAGAAGGCGATCGACGGCGCCATCCAGCGTCTCGACATGCGCGACGACGAGGACCTAATGTTTGCCGTTGGCTCGGCGCGTCTTACCGACCGTCAGGTGATGGAAGCGCTGGTGCCGGGCAGCACCGCCGAATTACCCGATGACAGCGATTGGGCGCATACCGAACGCGCAATCTCCATACGCGGCCTGACGCCGGGGATGGGTTTCGAACTGGCCGATTGCTGCCACCCGGTCCCCGGGGACCGCATCGTCGGCCTGCGGCGGCCGGATCACAAGGTGGAGGTCCATGCGATCGACTGTATGACGCTCGCCAGCGGTACCGATTTCGACTGGCTCGACTTGTCCTGGGGCGAGCGCACGACCGGCGCGGTGGGGCGCCTTAGTCTGGTGCTCTACAATCGGCCGGGCACGCTTGCCGAGGTCACGCAGATTCTCGCGACCAACCGCGCCAATGTGACCAACCTCCAGATGGTTCATCGCGACGAGCCTTTCGGTACGTACGAAGTCGATCTGGAGGTGAGCGACCTTGCGCATCTCACGCGGATCGTCGGAGCTCTGCGGGCGAGCGAGGCCGTTGCCGAGGCCGAGCGCATCTGA
- a CDS encoding response regulator transcription factor, translated as MPERLDLQRCGWILDPDGQPSSDCVGLIDAAELDSVEWMRLLSSLHQEVRRCVLIVGVQEARERTSLLEIGFGDVVTDRICIEELGARANRLVQFTQWLPRSRRIGRLTLDLLAREAFGDGKPLNLNPREFALIWRLADSLDQFVSKQELIYDVWRMGFVPETNSVAVHMSRLRRKLAFVGLAGVIETSPSGGYRLRVPDGCPVDEASAQTEGAPTSVKVRAVAH; from the coding sequence ATGCCTGAAAGACTCGACCTGCAACGCTGCGGCTGGATACTCGATCCAGACGGGCAACCATCGTCCGACTGCGTCGGGCTGATAGACGCCGCCGAACTCGACAGTGTCGAGTGGATGCGCCTGCTATCGTCGCTTCATCAGGAAGTTCGCAGATGCGTCCTGATCGTGGGCGTCCAGGAAGCGCGGGAACGCACGTCACTGCTCGAAATCGGCTTTGGCGATGTGGTGACCGATCGCATCTGCATCGAAGAGCTTGGCGCCCGCGCCAACCGACTCGTGCAGTTCACCCAATGGCTGCCCCGCAGCCGGCGGATCGGCCGACTGACCCTTGACCTGCTCGCTCGCGAAGCATTCGGGGACGGCAAGCCGCTCAATCTCAATCCACGTGAGTTTGCTCTGATCTGGCGCCTGGCCGATTCGCTCGACCAGTTCGTCAGCAAGCAGGAACTCATCTACGATGTGTGGCGCATGGGCTTCGTGCCCGAAACCAACAGCGTGGCTGTCCACATGTCGCGCCTGCGCCGCAAGCTCGCTTTCGTGGGGCTGGCCGGAGTTATCGAAACCTCGCCTTCCGGCGGTTACCGCCTGAGGGTTCCAGATGGTTGCCCCGTCGACGAAGCGTCGGCGCAAACCGAAGGGGCGCCGACGTCCGTGAAGGTTCGCGCAGTCGCGCACTGA
- a CDS encoding RNB domain-containing ribonuclease has translation MKTLRDPGCLLRAGLERIRTQFSVPESFPPETLEAAQAAAARTPQDHADRTSLPFVTLDPASSTDLDQAFAIEASGADWLLHYAIADVAWFVNDGDPIDREAWNRGTTTYLPDGKASLYPPILSEGAASLLPQVDRPAVILTVRIDPTGEAKLDGAERAMIRSRAKLAYETVRDDELPDGFLDIARRIDRAEDRRGAERVDPPEQVVEVDGSGAFTLAFRPQLPSERRNAALSLAANLAVAQTMLDAKTGLFRIMAMPDTKGEEKLRTTALALHLDWPGAMPLAQFQRRLNPSRPAEAAFMLAIRRSGQGASYRPFVPEELPWHAAIAAPYAHATAPLRRLADRYVLRTVLALTQGRTVPREVAEAFTTLPRIMARAASRDSRIEKAVVDLAEATMLAHMEGTCFTARVTDVREEKVQLQLQDLPVMASARVPGAFPGDLVRIRLTHADTINGSLTFEPVD, from the coding sequence ATGAAGACATTGCGCGATCCCGGTTGCCTGCTTCGTGCAGGGCTGGAGCGAATTCGGACCCAGTTCTCCGTCCCGGAGTCATTCCCACCCGAAACGCTGGAAGCCGCACAAGCGGCAGCCGCTCGCACGCCGCAAGATCATGCGGACCGGACTTCTCTCCCTTTCGTCACGCTCGACCCGGCAAGCTCCACGGATCTGGACCAGGCATTCGCAATCGAGGCATCGGGCGCCGACTGGCTGCTCCATTATGCCATCGCCGATGTAGCCTGGTTCGTGAACGATGGTGACCCGATCGACCGTGAAGCCTGGAATCGCGGCACGACGACCTACCTTCCCGATGGAAAGGCCAGCCTCTATCCACCGATTCTCAGCGAAGGAGCGGCCAGCCTTCTACCTCAGGTAGACCGCCCTGCCGTGATACTGACCGTGCGGATCGATCCCACCGGCGAAGCGAAGCTGGACGGCGCCGAACGGGCCATGATCCGCAGCCGCGCCAAGCTGGCCTATGAAACCGTCCGCGACGACGAACTGCCGGACGGTTTCCTCGACATCGCCAGACGGATCGATCGCGCCGAGGACAGGCGCGGCGCCGAAAGGGTGGACCCGCCGGAGCAGGTCGTCGAAGTTGACGGATCGGGCGCCTTCACCCTGGCATTTCGGCCCCAGTTACCCTCGGAGCGCCGTAACGCCGCGCTGTCACTTGCCGCCAATCTCGCGGTCGCCCAAACGATGCTGGATGCGAAGACCGGCCTCTTCCGCATCATGGCCATGCCGGACACCAAGGGCGAGGAAAAGCTGCGCACAACGGCACTGGCACTTCACTTGGACTGGCCCGGCGCCATGCCCCTCGCCCAGTTCCAACGCCGCCTGAACCCTTCGCGGCCCGCAGAGGCTGCGTTCATGCTGGCGATCCGCCGTTCCGGCCAAGGCGCCAGTTACCGTCCTTTCGTTCCCGAGGAACTGCCATGGCACGCCGCCATAGCTGCCCCCTATGCGCACGCGACAGCCCCGCTGCGGCGCCTCGCCGACCGCTACGTCCTACGCACCGTCCTCGCTCTCACGCAAGGCCGGACGGTGCCTCGGGAAGTGGCGGAAGCTTTCACTACCCTTCCCCGGATCATGGCCCGCGCCGCCTCACGCGATTCCCGAATCGAAAAAGCCGTAGTCGACCTCGCCGAGGCGACCATGCTCGCGCATATGGAAGGCACCTGCTTCACCGCAAGAGTGACGGACGTTCGTGAAGAGAAGGTCCAACTCCAACTCCAGGACCTCCCCGTTATGGCCAGCGCCCGTGTACCGGGGGCCTTCCCCGGCGATCTGGTTCGCATCCGCCTGACTCACGCCGACACGATAAACGGGAGCCTCACGTTCGAACCTGTCGACTAA
- a CDS encoding LL-diaminopimelate aminotransferase, with protein sequence MEDEFYRIKRLPPYVIAEVNAMRHAARQAGKDIIDLGMGNPDLPPPAHVIDKLCEVARKEDAHGYSASSGIPGIRRAQANYYGRRFNVDLDPETEVVMTMGSKEGLASLATAITAPGDVVLAPNPSYPIHTFGFIIAGATIRSVPTTPDERYWESLDRAMAFTVPRPSILIVNYPSNPTAETVDLAFYERLVAWAKENKVWILSDLAYSELYFDGNPTRSILEVPGAKDVAVEFTSMSKTFSMAGWRVGFAVGNAKLIAALKRVKSYLDYGAFTPIQAAACAALNGPQDIVEKNRALYQKRRDVMVEAFGRAGWDIPSPKASMFAWAPLPPALKEMGSLEFSKQLLTEAEVAVAPGVGYGEDGEGFVRIAMVENEQRLRQAARNIKRFLASKGVNTPAG encoded by the coding sequence ATGGAAGACGAGTTCTACCGCATCAAGCGCCTGCCACCCTACGTTATCGCCGAAGTCAACGCGATGCGTCATGCGGCACGCCAGGCGGGTAAGGACATCATCGACCTCGGCATGGGCAACCCCGACCTGCCCCCGCCCGCCCACGTGATCGACAAGCTCTGCGAAGTCGCCCGCAAGGAAGACGCGCACGGCTATTCGGCATCCTCGGGCATTCCGGGCATTCGCCGCGCCCAGGCGAACTACTACGGCCGCCGCTTCAACGTCGATCTCGACCCCGAGACCGAAGTGGTAATGACGATGGGTTCGAAGGAAGGCCTCGCCAGCCTCGCCACGGCGATCACCGCCCCGGGCGACGTCGTGCTGGCGCCCAACCCCAGCTACCCGATTCACACGTTCGGCTTCATCATCGCCGGGGCGACGATCCGCTCGGTGCCGACCACGCCGGACGAACGCTACTGGGAATCGCTTGACCGCGCGATGGCCTTTACGGTGCCGCGTCCCTCGATCCTGATCGTGAACTACCCGTCGAACCCGACGGCCGAGACGGTGGACCTCGCCTTCTACGAACGCCTGGTCGCCTGGGCCAAGGAGAACAAGGTCTGGATCCTGTCCGACCTTGCCTATTCGGAACTCTATTTCGACGGCAACCCGACCCGCTCGATCCTCGAGGTGCCCGGCGCCAAGGACGTCGCGGTGGAATTCACCTCGATGTCGAAAACGTTCTCGATGGCAGGCTGGCGCGTCGGATTCGCGGTGGGTAACGCCAAGCTGATCGCCGCGCTCAAGCGGGTGAAGTCCTATCTCGACTATGGCGCATTCACGCCGATCCAGGCTGCCGCCTGCGCCGCGCTCAATGGCCCGCAGGACATCGTGGAAAAGAACCGCGCGCTCTACCAGAAGCGCCGCGACGTGATGGTCGAGGCGTTTGGCCGTGCCGGCTGGGACATCCCGAGCCCCAAGGCTTCGATGTTCGCCTGGGCGCCCCTCCCGCCTGCGCTGAAGGAAATGGGGAGCCTGGAATTCTCGAAGCAGCTTCTCACCGAGGCCGAGGTCGCAGTCGCGCCGGGCGTCGGTTACGGCGAGGACGGCGAAGGCTTCGTCCGCATCGCCATGGTCGAGAACGAACAGCGCCTCCGTCAGGCCGCGCGCAACATCAAGCGCTTCCTCGCCTCGAAGGGCGTGAACACACCGGCAGGCTGA
- the rutC gene encoding pyrimidine utilization protein C, with translation MPFEPINPPQFPAPIAPYSAGAKAGNTVYVSGVLALGEGGTVLHVGDAAAQTRHVLDVIRITVEAAGGTMADIAMNHIFLKDLADYAAFNAVYAEYFPGDKPARYCIKCELVKPDCLVEIASVAHLG, from the coding sequence ATGCCATTCGAACCGATCAACCCGCCGCAGTTCCCCGCGCCCATCGCGCCTTATTCGGCGGGCGCCAAAGCGGGAAACACGGTCTACGTCTCGGGCGTGCTCGCGCTTGGCGAAGGCGGCACGGTGCTGCACGTCGGCGATGCCGCCGCGCAGACCCGCCATGTCCTGGACGTCATCAGGATCACCGTGGAAGCGGCCGGCGGCACCATGGCCGACATTGCCATGAACCACATCTTCCTCAAGGACCTGGCAGACTATGCCGCCTTCAACGCCGTCTATGCCGAGTACTTTCCCGGAGACAAACCGGCCCGCTACTGCATCAAGTGCGAACTGGTGAAGCCGGACTGCCTGGTCGAGATCGCCTCGGTCGCCCATCTTGGCTGA
- the mobA gene encoding molybdenum cofactor guanylyltransferase, with translation MILGAVLAGGKSSRFGSDKALAEFGGHTLIALAVDALSGWCEHVVVVGRETAPAPTLPDWPRSGMGPLGGLAAALHHARDEGYEAVLSCGVDAAVLPDNLLELLGRGPACLAGQPVIGLWPAATLEVLEALLHSEERHSMRRFAELVGARPIETAVPVSNINTPQDLARLARKA, from the coding sequence ATGATCCTCGGTGCAGTCCTTGCGGGCGGCAAGTCCAGTCGCTTCGGTAGCGACAAGGCACTGGCCGAATTCGGCGGCCATACATTGATCGCACTTGCCGTAGATGCGCTTTCGGGCTGGTGCGAGCATGTTGTGGTGGTCGGCCGCGAAACCGCGCCGGCGCCCACGCTTCCGGATTGGCCGAGGAGCGGCATGGGGCCGTTGGGCGGCCTGGCCGCAGCGCTCCACCATGCGCGCGACGAAGGCTACGAGGCGGTTTTGAGCTGCGGGGTGGATGCTGCCGTCCTGCCGGACAACCTGCTCGAGCTATTGGGAAGAGGTCCTGCCTGCCTCGCAGGGCAGCCGGTCATCGGCCTATGGCCTGCCGCTACCTTGGAAGTGCTGGAAGCTCTGCTCCATAGCGAGGAGCGTCATTCCATGCGGCGGTTTGCCGAACTGGTCGGTGCGCGGCCGATCGAAACGGCGGTTCCGGTATCGAATATCAACACACCGCAGGATCTTGCGAGGCTGGCTCGAAAGGCCTGA
- a CDS encoding peptidylprolyl isomerase, with the protein MHKFFSALAICTFLATPLLADEGPSARTPNDVVAAAPAKDWVRIAPSNLLVMDLAPDGSGKGRRVVIQLMPAPFSQGWTGNIRKLVAARWYDGIAVVRVQDNYVVQWGDPEGENPAKAKPLPKGLTAVPEDEYVASIGKAGAGISSKDSYAASTMFVDGWPVGVGVGPGASGTAAWPLHCYGGVGVGRNNSPDTGTGAELYAVIGQAPRQLDRNIAVVGRVISGMENLSALPRGTGEIGFYKTAAERVAIRSVRMGSEVPGLPTYEYLSTDSRSFAAYLEKRANRKDDFYIQPAGGVDVCNVPVPIREVRP; encoded by the coding sequence ATGCACAAATTCTTTTCCGCGCTCGCGATTTGCACCTTTCTTGCCACCCCTTTGCTCGCGGACGAAGGGCCTTCTGCGCGCACTCCGAACGATGTCGTCGCAGCGGCACCGGCAAAGGACTGGGTGCGGATCGCACCATCGAATCTCCTGGTCATGGACCTCGCGCCCGACGGTTCGGGGAAAGGCCGGCGCGTGGTGATCCAGTTGATGCCGGCCCCGTTCTCGCAAGGCTGGACCGGCAACATCCGCAAGCTCGTTGCCGCACGCTGGTACGACGGGATCGCGGTGGTTCGCGTTCAGGACAATTATGTGGTGCAGTGGGGCGACCCGGAAGGCGAGAATCCGGCGAAGGCCAAGCCGCTGCCGAAAGGGCTCACGGCCGTGCCTGAGGACGAATACGTAGCGTCGATCGGCAAGGCAGGCGCCGGCATTTCGAGCAAGGATTCCTACGCTGCCAGCACGATGTTCGTCGATGGCTGGCCCGTGGGCGTGGGTGTGGGGCCTGGAGCGAGCGGCACGGCGGCCTGGCCTCTCCATTGCTATGGCGGGGTCGGCGTGGGCCGGAACAATTCGCCCGATACCGGCACCGGCGCAGAACTCTACGCCGTGATCGGGCAGGCTCCGCGCCAACTGGACCGGAATATCGCCGTCGTAGGACGGGTGATCTCGGGAATGGAAAACCTTTCCGCCCTGCCGCGCGGCACCGGCGAGATCGGCTTCTACAAGACAGCTGCCGAGCGCGTGGCGATTCGCTCCGTCCGCATGGGCAGCGAGGTGCCCGGATTGCCCACCTACGAATACCTCTCCACCGACAGCCGCAGTTTCGCAGCCTATCTCGAGAAGCGCGCAAACCGGAAGGACGACTTCTACATTCAGCCCGCCGGAGGCGTGGACGTGTGCAACGTTCCCGTGCCGATCCGCGAGGTCAGGCCGTGA
- a CDS encoding DUF1905 domain-containing protein: MTLLEQLSHTGRLWRWTEGSGNGTWHFVTIDGEAGEALSGTAVMRKLEGTARGFGSLKVQARIGDTCFATSVFPSKSDGGWLLPVKASVRRAEGLAEGDEVGVSLEY, from the coding sequence GTGACGCTGCTCGAGCAGCTCTCCCACACCGGGCGACTTTGGCGCTGGACGGAGGGATCCGGCAATGGGACCTGGCACTTCGTCACTATCGACGGCGAGGCAGGAGAGGCGCTCTCCGGCACGGCCGTGATGCGCAAGCTGGAAGGAACGGCGCGCGGCTTCGGCTCGCTCAAGGTCCAGGCACGAATCGGCGACACCTGTTTTGCCACTTCGGTATTTCCCAGCAAGTCCGACGGTGGCTGGCTGCTCCCGGTAAAGGCCAGCGTGCGGCGCGCCGAAGGACTGGCGGAAGGCGACGAGGTCGGGGTCAGCCTGGAATACTGA
- the rutD gene encoding pyrimidine utilization protein D → MAEVAGLHYEIHGSADAPALILSSGLGGSAGYWAPNRPALAEHFRVIAYDHRGTGRSDRTLPETTSVADMASDVILLMDALGVERAHFIGHALGGAIGVETAIRTGRIERLTVINGWRALSPHTRRCFAARLALLHGAGPQAFLEAQPLFLFPPDWIAAHDDALKAELAHHLAAFPGVATTAKRIAAVQAYAPDPAGLAALENLLVIAARDDFLVPHATALDLAAPVESAEVALFEWGGHACNVTDPVNFNRLVLDFLRSS, encoded by the coding sequence TTGGCTGAGGTTGCCGGGCTCCATTACGAAATCCACGGCAGCGCCGATGCGCCCGCGCTGATCCTGTCCAGCGGCCTCGGCGGCTCGGCGGGCTACTGGGCGCCAAACCGCCCTGCCCTTGCCGAACACTTCCGCGTCATCGCCTACGACCATCGCGGCACCGGCCGCAGCGACCGCACCCTGCCGGAAACCACTTCGGTAGCAGACATGGCGAGCGACGTGATCCTGCTGATGGACGCTCTCGGGGTCGAGCGCGCGCATTTCATCGGCCATGCGCTTGGCGGTGCGATCGGCGTGGAAACCGCCATCCGCACCGGCAGGATCGAGCGGCTGACCGTCATCAACGGCTGGCGCGCGCTTTCTCCCCATACCCGCCGCTGCTTCGCCGCCCGCCTCGCCCTGCTGCACGGCGCCGGGCCGCAGGCCTTTCTCGAAGCCCAGCCGCTGTTCCTCTTCCCGCCGGACTGGATCGCCGCGCATGACGATGCGCTGAAGGCGGAACTCGCGCATCACCTTGCCGCATTTCCCGGCGTGGCGACCACGGCCAAGCGCATCGCCGCCGTGCAGGCCTATGCCCCCGATCCCGCCGGTCTTGCCGCGCTGGAAAACCTGCTGGTCATTGCCGCCCGTGACGATTTCCTGGTGCCCCATGCCACCGCGCTGGATCTCGCCGCGCCGGTGGAGAGCGCCGAAGTCGCCCTGTTCGAATGGGGCGGCCACGCCTGCAACGTCACCGATCCCGTAAACTTCAATCGCCTCGTCCTCGATTTTCTCAGGAGCAGCTAA
- the rutA gene encoding pyrimidine utilization protein A translates to MQVGVFVPINNNGWLISENAPQYKPSFDLNKQIAQSAEKHGLDFLLSMIKLRGFGGKTEFWEYGLESFTLMAGLAAVTEKIRIFATCPTLIIPPAFAARMCNTIDSISHGRFGLNLITGWQPPEYTQMGLWPGEEHFRNRYEVLGEYAQVLRELWETGRSDFKGKYYQMEDCLVRPQPEAEMKIICAGSSDAGLAFSAKWADYAFCLGKGVNTPTAFVFNNERLAKFTAESGRAVSVFVLVMVIAAETDEEAMAKWKSYNDGVDLEAIAWLADQGAKDTVNTDTNVRQLAAPEGAVNINMGTLVGSYESVARMLDEMAQVPNTGGVLLTFDDFIEGVEAFGTRIQPLMESRR, encoded by the coding sequence ATGCAGGTCGGCGTTTTCGTTCCCATCAACAACAACGGCTGGCTGATCAGCGAGAACGCGCCGCAATACAAACCCAGCTTCGATCTCAACAAGCAGATTGCGCAAAGCGCCGAGAAGCACGGGCTGGATTTCCTGCTCTCGATGATCAAGCTGCGCGGCTTCGGCGGCAAGACCGAGTTCTGGGAATATGGCCTGGAAAGCTTCACCCTGATGGCCGGGCTCGCCGCCGTGACCGAGAAGATCAGGATCTTCGCCACCTGCCCCACGCTCATCATCCCGCCGGCCTTCGCCGCGCGCATGTGCAACACGATCGACAGCATCAGCCACGGCCGCTTCGGGCTCAACCTCATCACCGGCTGGCAGCCCCCGGAATATACCCAGATGGGGCTCTGGCCGGGCGAGGAGCACTTCCGCAACCGCTACGAAGTGCTGGGCGAATATGCGCAGGTCCTGCGCGAACTCTGGGAAACCGGCCGCTCCGACTTCAAGGGCAAGTACTACCAGATGGAAGATTGCCTCGTCCGCCCCCAGCCTGAGGCGGAGATGAAGATCATCTGCGCGGGCTCGTCCGATGCGGGGCTGGCCTTCTCGGCGAAGTGGGCGGACTATGCCTTCTGCCTCGGCAAGGGGGTGAACACGCCTACCGCCTTCGTCTTCAACAACGAACGCCTCGCGAAATTCACGGCAGAGAGCGGACGCGCAGTCTCGGTCTTCGTCCTCGTCATGGTGATCGCCGCCGAAACCGACGAAGAGGCCATGGCCAAGTGGAAGAGCTACAACGACGGCGTCGACCTTGAAGCCATCGCCTGGCTGGCGGATCAGGGCGCGAAGGACACCGTGAACACCGACACCAACGTCCGCCAGCTCGCGGCACCCGAAGGCGCGGTGAACATCAACATGGGCACGCTGGTCGGCAGCTACGAAAGCGTGGCGCGGATGCTGGACGAAATGGCGCAAGTGCCCAACACCGGCGGCGTCCTCCTCACTTTCGACGACTTCATCGAAGGCGTGGAAGCCTTCGGCACCCGCATCCAGCCGCTGATGGAAAGCCGCCGCTGA